Proteins encoded together in one Chitinophaga varians window:
- a CDS encoding glycine betaine ABC transporter substrate-binding protein encodes MKKILLLALAAVTLTFAACQQGDKKGTRKITIGYVNWAEGVAMTHLAKVLLEQQGYTVALKNADVAPIFAAVAGGDADVFMDTWMPVTHKTYMETFGDKVTVLNTNFDSARIGLVVPDYVSARTIEDLAKQKPAFGGKVVGIDAGAGIMTKAEDAIRAYDLDYELQSSSEAAMMATLKKSIDEKMPIVVTGWAPHHMFARFKLRFLEDPKMIFGDMEKIMTIANSEFTVKDTVAVNFFRKFKLNSEQLSSLMNVMADADGKEDAAVKQWISEHEALVKEWM; translated from the coding sequence ATGAAAAAAATTCTTCTCCTCGCACTGGCGGCAGTAACGTTGACATTCGCTGCCTGTCAGCAGGGCGATAAAAAAGGCACCAGGAAAATTACCATCGGTTATGTCAACTGGGCGGAAGGGGTGGCCATGACCCACCTGGCCAAAGTGCTCCTGGAGCAGCAAGGCTATACTGTCGCGCTCAAAAATGCCGACGTAGCGCCCATCTTCGCAGCTGTCGCCGGTGGCGATGCCGACGTGTTCATGGACACCTGGATGCCTGTTACCCATAAAACATATATGGAAACATTCGGTGATAAAGTCACCGTGCTTAATACCAACTTCGACAGCGCCAGGATTGGCCTGGTAGTGCCTGACTATGTCAGCGCCCGTACCATCGAAGATCTGGCGAAACAGAAACCTGCTTTCGGCGGTAAAGTGGTAGGCATCGATGCCGGCGCCGGTATCATGACCAAAGCGGAAGACGCTATCCGCGCCTACGATCTGGACTATGAGCTGCAATCCTCCAGCGAAGCGGCTATGATGGCCACCCTGAAGAAAAGTATCGATGAAAAAATGCCAATAGTGGTAACAGGCTGGGCGCCGCATCACATGTTCGCCCGTTTCAAACTTCGTTTCCTTGAAGATCCTAAAATGATATTCGGCGACATGGAGAAAATCATGACCATCGCCAACAGCGAATTCACCGTGAAAGACACCGTAGCGGTTAACTTCTTCCGTAAGTTCAAACTCAATTCGGAACAATTAAGCTCCCTCATGAACGTCATGGCTGATGCCGACGGAAAAGAAGACGCCGCTGTAAAACAATGGATCAGCGAACACGAAGCGCTGGTAAAAGAATGGATGTAA
- a CDS encoding ABC transporter permease codes for MIRIGKYIEQFINWLTHNFSPFFKMVKACVETMVDGVVGLFTFLPFYVVIALVAILAWRRAGWGIGVVTALGLSLIYAMGYWAPTMETLSLILVSAFIALIIGIPLGIWAARSRTAGRVMRPLLDFMQTMPAFVYLIPAVLFFGLGKVPGVFATIIFAMPPAVRLTTLGISQVPEDIVEATRSFGATPRQLLFKVELPLALPTILAGVNQTIMMSLSMVVVSAMIAAGGLGEIVLKGITQLKIGLGFEGGIAVVILAIILDRITQSFGKKKLKKNAK; via the coding sequence ATGATTAGAATCGGAAAATATATAGAACAATTTATTAATTGGCTCACGCACAATTTCAGCCCCTTCTTTAAGATGGTGAAAGCCTGCGTGGAAACCATGGTAGACGGGGTGGTGGGATTGTTCACCTTCCTTCCCTTCTATGTGGTGATCGCACTGGTGGCCATCCTCGCCTGGCGACGGGCCGGATGGGGCATAGGCGTGGTTACGGCATTGGGCCTGTCCCTGATCTACGCGATGGGCTACTGGGCGCCTACCATGGAAACACTCTCCCTGATATTGGTATCGGCATTTATTGCGCTGATCATCGGTATTCCGCTGGGCATATGGGCGGCAAGAAGCAGGACCGCCGGTCGCGTGATGCGCCCGTTGCTCGATTTCATGCAAACCATGCCTGCCTTCGTGTACCTGATCCCTGCGGTGCTTTTCTTTGGGCTGGGGAAAGTGCCCGGTGTGTTTGCGACCATTATCTTTGCTATGCCGCCTGCGGTAAGACTGACCACGCTGGGCATCAGCCAGGTGCCGGAAGATATTGTGGAAGCTACCCGTTCTTTTGGCGCTACGCCGCGGCAATTGCTCTTTAAAGTGGAACTGCCGTTGGCACTGCCGACTATCCTCGCTGGCGTCAACCAGACGATTATGATGTCTCTCTCTATGGTAGTGGTATCAGCAATGATCGCAGCGGGCGGACTCGGGGAAATTGTCCTGAAAGGGATTACCCAGCTCAAAATAGGACTGGGCTTCGAAGGCGGTATCGCTGTAGTGATACTGGCCATTATACTGGACCGTATCACACAATCGTTCGGTAAAAAGAAATTAAAGAAAAACGCTAAATAA
- a CDS encoding OmpA family protein, with amino-acid sequence MSFDLLESAKSIFNSNVVSQASSQLGESEGGIQKALSGIVPVVLTGLLNKAGSGGDAGGLLNMIKGVAGDANPSAVAGALQSGGGGLLAKGGDLLRSLFGDKISSITGMLSSFAGIKESSASTLLQTATPATLGAAGQYAAQNNLTPNSFLSFLNTQKDSILNAVPGGLNLAGMLGLSSLGDLGKKLGGLAAGIGGAGIGAATGAANSAINTVKQSGGGRWIWSLLLILVAIILLWYLMRGCGGNKPESTTATDSITTSQLADSAATHVTEGGPVVSRENIQVTLPDGTVLQAYKGGIEDQLVTFLKDDSRPAGKDVWFDFDNLNFKTGSAEITPESMQQVKNIAAILKAFPKAKIKIGGYTDKTGDSTKNLKLSQERATAVETALKNEKADMKQLLGAEGYGSQFAKAEATAPDEERKKDRHISVSVREK; translated from the coding sequence ATGTCATTTGACTTACTTGAAAGTGCAAAAAGTATTTTTAACAGTAATGTCGTTAGTCAGGCTTCCTCACAACTGGGGGAGAGCGAAGGCGGCATCCAAAAAGCATTAAGTGGGATTGTACCGGTCGTATTAACGGGACTGTTAAATAAAGCCGGTTCAGGTGGAGACGCCGGTGGTTTACTGAATATGATCAAGGGCGTGGCAGGCGACGCTAATCCGTCAGCCGTGGCGGGCGCCTTGCAAAGTGGCGGTGGCGGCCTGCTGGCCAAAGGCGGGGACCTGCTGCGCAGCCTCTTTGGCGACAAAATCAGTTCTATCACGGGCATGTTGTCTTCCTTCGCAGGCATCAAGGAATCTTCTGCCAGCACCTTATTGCAGACAGCCACACCAGCCACATTAGGCGCAGCAGGACAATATGCGGCACAAAACAACCTTACCCCCAATTCTTTCCTTTCCTTCCTGAATACACAAAAAGACAGCATCCTAAACGCCGTGCCCGGCGGCCTTAACCTGGCCGGCATGTTGGGCCTTTCCAGCCTGGGCGATCTTGGCAAAAAACTGGGAGGCCTTGCTGCAGGCATTGGCGGAGCAGGTATTGGGGCCGCCACCGGCGCTGCCAACTCCGCGATCAACACGGTGAAACAAAGCGGCGGCGGCAGGTGGATATGGTCACTCCTGCTGATACTGGTGGCCATCATTCTGCTATGGTACCTGATGAGGGGCTGCGGAGGCAATAAGCCTGAAAGCACCACCGCCACCGATAGTATTACCACCAGTCAGCTGGCAGATTCCGCAGCCACGCATGTAACAGAAGGCGGTCCTGTTGTCAGCCGCGAGAATATCCAGGTGACACTGCCCGATGGCACCGTGCTTCAGGCCTACAAAGGCGGCATTGAAGACCAACTGGTGACTTTCCTTAAAGACGACAGCCGGCCGGCCGGGAAAGATGTATGGTTTGATTTCGATAACCTCAATTTCAAAACCGGCAGCGCAGAGATCACACCGGAAAGTATGCAGCAGGTGAAAAACATCGCTGCCATCCTCAAAGCTTTCCCTAAAGCTAAAATCAAAATCGGCGGCTACACCGATAAAACCGGCGACAGCACCAAGAACCTGAAACTGTCGCAGGAACGCGCCACAGCTGTGGAAACAGCCCTCAAAAACGAAAAAGCGGACATGAAACAGCTGCTGGGCGCCGAAGGTTATGGCTCACAATTCGCCAAAGCTGAAGCCACCGCTCCTGATGAAGAAAGGAAAAAAGACAGGCATATCTCTGTGAGCGTACGGGAAAAATAA
- a CDS encoding PDZ domain-containing protein, which yields MKSINLYLLLLMSLAGPLASKAQERVSNDTVYIPADIRTGDPLPPDGNTIRLQHMLREKRAAYPGKTLAIIFTQPGTWYLDTTLVITPELANGNGSIVFMPANTGDSITLSGGQPIKVKWRRWKKGIYKARLDLPYNFDQLYINDEQQVRARYPNYDSSAKHYNGSAADALSPERIKTWKHPQGGYVHALHKGEWGGYHYRIIGVNPDNTLQLEGGYQNNRQMGMHAGHRFVENIFEELDTTREWFYDQPDKTLYYKPAPGTRLSKASVVVSRLLQVIALKGSADNPVRNVTIANLRFAHTAPTFMDTREPLLRSDWTIYRGGTVLLDGTEHCTIRDCEFDHNGGNAVFVSNYNRHALISGCHIHDAGGSGICFVGNPDAVRSPLFEYNESQPLAAIDTVRGPKTNHYPDSCTAYNNLIYRTGTIEKQTAGVQLSMATNISVLHNTIYDVPRAGINVSEGTFGGHDIAYNDVFNTVLETGDHGAFNSWGRDRYWHPDRRTMDSLTAAHPELILLDAIYTTQLHHNRFRCDHGWDIDLDDGSSNYYIYNNVCLNGGLKLREGFYRTVENNVILNNSFHPHVWFKNSHDIFRHNIVTGPYKPIGIHYWGDEIDNNLFPANTALPTETDKHSVSGDAGFVNPIAGDYRVKAASPALRILFNSFSMDSFGVVSPALRQLAKKAPLPVLAQQRLLTTSETTWLGARIKNIETLGERSAAGLPDDNGVYVISVPDNFPYQLQAGDVILKVGDTAVEKVKDFLNTYSRQGDRREKLTIFRNQRLQIIGPQG from the coding sequence ATGAAATCTATCAACCTCTATCTTCTCCTGCTGATGTCCCTGGCGGGACCGCTGGCTTCCAAGGCCCAGGAACGTGTGTCTAACGACACCGTATATATACCGGCAGACATCCGCACCGGGGACCCATTGCCGCCTGATGGCAATACCATCCGGCTACAGCATATGCTGCGGGAGAAACGGGCAGCCTATCCCGGTAAAACACTGGCTATCATCTTTACGCAGCCCGGCACCTGGTACCTGGACACCACGCTGGTCATCACACCGGAACTGGCCAACGGCAACGGCAGCATTGTATTTATGCCTGCCAACACGGGTGACAGCATCACCCTCAGCGGCGGCCAACCCATTAAAGTAAAATGGCGGCGCTGGAAGAAAGGTATCTATAAAGCCAGGCTTGACCTGCCTTATAACTTTGATCAGTTGTACATCAATGATGAACAACAGGTACGCGCCCGCTACCCCAACTACGACAGCAGCGCAAAGCACTACAACGGCAGCGCCGCCGATGCGCTCAGCCCTGAAAGGATAAAAACATGGAAACATCCGCAGGGCGGATATGTGCACGCTTTGCACAAGGGAGAATGGGGCGGTTACCATTACCGCATCATCGGCGTAAATCCCGACAACACCCTGCAACTCGAAGGCGGTTATCAGAACAACCGGCAGATGGGCATGCACGCCGGCCATCGTTTTGTTGAGAACATTTTCGAAGAGCTGGACACCACCCGCGAATGGTTCTATGATCAACCTGATAAAACACTGTACTATAAGCCGGCACCCGGTACCCGCCTGTCAAAAGCCAGCGTAGTAGTATCACGGCTGCTACAGGTGATAGCCCTCAAAGGCAGCGCAGACAATCCGGTACGGAATGTGACCATCGCCAACCTGCGCTTTGCACATACCGCCCCAACGTTTATGGATACACGGGAACCGCTGCTGCGCAGTGACTGGACCATTTACCGCGGCGGCACCGTCCTGCTGGACGGCACCGAACACTGCACCATCCGGGACTGTGAATTTGACCATAACGGCGGCAACGCTGTTTTTGTAAGCAACTATAACCGCCACGCCCTCATCAGCGGATGCCACATCCATGATGCCGGCGGCAGCGGCATCTGCTTTGTCGGCAATCCGGACGCCGTTCGTTCACCGTTGTTTGAATACAATGAGTCACAGCCACTGGCTGCCATCGATACCGTACGCGGCCCTAAAACCAACCACTACCCGGACTCCTGTACAGCCTACAACAACCTGATTTACCGCACCGGCACCATCGAAAAACAAACTGCCGGCGTGCAGCTGTCCATGGCGACGAACATCAGCGTACTGCATAACACCATCTATGACGTACCCCGTGCAGGCATTAACGTGAGTGAAGGCACCTTTGGCGGGCATGACATTGCGTATAACGATGTATTTAACACAGTCCTGGAAACAGGCGACCATGGCGCATTCAACTCCTGGGGCCGCGACCGTTACTGGCATCCGGACCGCCGTACCATGGACAGCCTTACAGCAGCACACCCGGAGCTTATCCTGCTGGACGCCATCTACACCACCCAACTGCATCACAACCGCTTCCGCTGCGATCACGGCTGGGACATCGATCTGGACGATGGTTCCTCCAATTACTACATCTACAATAACGTGTGCCTGAATGGAGGGCTTAAACTGCGCGAAGGTTTCTACAGGACTGTAGAAAACAATGTTATTCTCAATAACTCTTTCCATCCGCATGTATGGTTTAAAAACAGCCATGATATCTTCCGGCACAATATTGTCACCGGCCCTTACAAACCTATTGGCATCCATTACTGGGGCGATGAAATTGACAACAACCTGTTCCCGGCAAATACAGCCCTTCCCACGGAAACAGACAAACATTCCGTTAGCGGCGATGCGGGATTCGTCAACCCGATTGCAGGAGACTACCGGGTGAAAGCCGCCTCCCCTGCCCTGCGCATATTGTTCAACAGCTTCTCCATGGACAGTTTCGGCGTAGTATCCCCCGCACTGCGCCAGCTGGCGAAAAAAGCGCCGTTGCCCGTACTGGCACAACAACGCCTGCTTACCACATCTGAAACCACCTGGCTGGGCGCACGCATCAAAAACATCGAAACATTGGGAGAACGCTCCGCAGCAGGGTTACCGGACGACAATGGCGTGTACGTCATCAGCGTGCCGGACAACTTTCCTTACCAGTTGCAGGCCGGTGACGTGATTTTAAAAGTTGGAGATACAGCGGTGGAAAAAGTAAAAGACTTTCTGAATACGTATAGCCGTCAGGGTGACAGACGGGAAAAACTGACTATTTTCCGGAATCAGCGTCTGCAAATTATTGGTCCCCAGGGCTGA
- a CDS encoding glycine betaine/L-proline ABC transporter ATP-binding protein translates to MMPKLKIENLTLIFGREQQEALQMLQQGQSKADILERTGATVGVKNASFEIEKGEFFVIMGLSGSGKSSLLRCLNRLIEPSAGKVLLNNVDITALADADLQKVRRKEIAMVFQKFGLLPHRSVLENVAFGLELQGMPAEERLEKARNVIELVGLKGYENMMPAELSGGMQQRVGLARALANEPEVLLMDEAFSALDPLIRTQMQDELLDLQEKMHKTIVFITHDLDEAIRLGDRIAIMKDGEVIQIGTPEEILTAPANEYVSSFVEKVDRKAIITASSLMDTKPTTAVFRKDGPEGSLRKMRATGLKILPAVTVDKHFLGFVYLHEVLEVKQRGDKTIEAVIHRDVPVAHPDTTVEQMLPFIAETDKPVAVVNPANNKLLGLISQTSLIIETTGSQTNPQA, encoded by the coding sequence ATGATGCCTAAACTAAAAATAGAAAATCTTACGCTGATCTTCGGCCGCGAACAACAAGAGGCGCTGCAGATGCTTCAGCAGGGCCAGTCAAAAGCGGACATACTGGAACGTACCGGTGCTACCGTCGGCGTGAAAAACGCTTCCTTTGAAATTGAAAAAGGAGAGTTTTTTGTAATCATGGGCCTCTCCGGCAGTGGTAAATCCAGCCTCCTGCGCTGCCTGAACCGGCTCATAGAACCCAGTGCGGGCAAAGTGTTGCTCAATAACGTGGATATCACGGCCCTCGCCGATGCCGACCTGCAAAAGGTACGCCGCAAGGAAATAGCCATGGTGTTCCAGAAATTCGGTTTGCTGCCGCATCGCTCTGTACTGGAGAACGTGGCTTTCGGCCTCGAGCTGCAAGGCATGCCGGCGGAAGAGAGACTGGAGAAGGCGCGTAATGTTATCGAACTGGTAGGCCTCAAAGGCTATGAAAATATGATGCCCGCTGAACTCTCGGGGGGTATGCAGCAACGCGTAGGCCTGGCACGCGCACTGGCCAACGAGCCGGAAGTGCTGCTCATGGACGAAGCCTTCTCTGCCCTGGACCCGCTTATCCGCACCCAGATGCAGGATGAACTGCTGGACCTCCAGGAGAAAATGCATAAAACCATTGTGTTCATCACCCACGACCTCGATGAGGCCATACGCCTCGGCGATCGCATCGCGATCATGAAAGACGGAGAAGTGATACAGATCGGTACCCCTGAAGAAATCCTCACGGCACCGGCCAACGAATATGTGAGCTCCTTCGTGGAGAAGGTTGACCGCAAAGCGATCATCACCGCCTCTTCTCTCATGGACACCAAACCCACGACGGCCGTTTTCCGGAAAGACGGCCCCGAAGGCAGTCTCCGTAAAATGAGGGCCACCGGCCTTAAAATATTGCCAGCCGTTACGGTAGATAAACATTTCCTCGGTTTTGTATACCTCCACGAAGTGCTGGAAGTAAAACAACGGGGCGATAAAACGATCGAAGCGGTCATCCATCGCGATGTGCCGGTAGCACACCCGGATACCACCGTGGAACAGATGCTGCCCTTCATCGCGGAAACAGATAAACCGGTGGCTGTGGTAAACCCCGCCAATAACAAGCTGCTGGGGCTGATATCCCAGACATCCCTGATAATTGAAACCACGGGTAGCCAGACTAACCCGCAAGCATAA
- the clpB gene encoding ATP-dependent chaperone ClpB: MNLNNFTIKSQEILQQAQQLAFNNQNQAIETGHILKALLEDNDSPVEYLLKKNAVNTSLLNTKLNEQLQKYPKMVGGEAGQVLSRDANNALLRAGATIKEFKDEFVSVEHLLLALLGGSDDTSKLLKDAGLTEKGLKAAIKELRKGETVNSQSGGTQFNTLQKYAKNLNELAREGKLDPVIGRDEEIRRTLHILSRRSKNNPILVGEPGVGKTAIVEGLAHRILNGDVPENLKSKTIYGLDMGALMAGAKYRGEFEERLKAVVKEVTDSDGDIILFIDEIHTLIGAGAMEGAMDAANILKPALARGELRAIGATTLNEYQKYFEKDKALERRFQKVLVDEPSVEDAISILRGLKERYESHHHVLIKDEAIIAAVELSHRYITDRFLPDKAIDLIDESAAKLRLEMNSMPEELDELERRIRQLEIEKEAIKRENDEDKLRELSEEIARLSEERNTFKAKWQAEKEVVDKIQGAKSAIENLKLEAEQAERNGDFGRVAEIRYGKVKEQEKLVQDLTEELSTISAHNKRLLKEEVDAEDIAENVAKATGIPVAKMMQSEKDKLLHLEEELHRRVVGQEEAIIAVSDAIRRSRAGLQDPRRPIGSFIFLGTTGVGKTELAKALAEYLFDDDQMMTRIDMSEYQEKHSVSRLVGAPPGYVGYDEGGQLTEAVRRKPYSVVLLDEIEKAHPDTFNILLQVLDDGRLTDNKGRVVNFKNTIIIMTSNMGSHIIQENFENINDSNREEVVDKTKEEVMALLRTTIRPEFLNRVDEVIMFQPLLRDEIKGIINIQLQQLKDMVAKSGMILEFSDYALEYLSVQGYDPQFGARPLKRLIQKEIINLLSKKILAGDIDKSKPVLIDVFDGVVVIRNK; the protein is encoded by the coding sequence ATGAACCTGAATAACTTCACTATAAAATCGCAGGAAATACTGCAACAGGCGCAGCAACTGGCATTTAATAACCAAAACCAGGCTATCGAAACGGGGCACATCTTAAAGGCCTTGTTGGAAGACAATGACAGCCCGGTAGAATACCTGCTGAAAAAGAATGCTGTAAATACCAGCCTGCTCAATACCAAACTCAATGAGCAGTTGCAGAAATATCCCAAAATGGTGGGCGGCGAAGCCGGACAGGTATTGAGTCGCGACGCCAACAACGCTTTACTGCGTGCAGGCGCTACTATTAAGGAATTTAAAGATGAGTTTGTAAGCGTGGAGCATTTGCTGCTGGCCCTCCTCGGCGGTAGCGATGATACTTCCAAACTGCTGAAAGATGCCGGTCTCACAGAGAAAGGCCTTAAAGCAGCCATCAAAGAATTACGTAAGGGCGAAACCGTTAATTCCCAAAGCGGCGGTACCCAGTTCAATACATTACAGAAATACGCTAAAAACCTGAACGAGCTGGCCCGCGAAGGCAAGCTGGACCCGGTGATAGGCCGCGATGAGGAAATCCGCAGGACCCTGCACATCCTCTCCCGCAGATCTAAAAACAATCCGATACTGGTAGGTGAACCAGGTGTAGGTAAAACCGCTATCGTAGAAGGACTGGCACACCGTATCCTCAATGGCGACGTGCCGGAAAACCTGAAATCAAAAACCATCTACGGCCTCGATATGGGCGCGCTCATGGCCGGTGCCAAATACCGCGGTGAGTTCGAAGAAAGACTGAAAGCAGTGGTGAAAGAAGTGACAGACAGTGATGGCGACATCATCCTCTTTATTGATGAGATCCATACGCTGATCGGTGCCGGTGCCATGGAAGGCGCCATGGACGCTGCCAACATACTGAAACCCGCCCTGGCCCGTGGAGAGCTCCGTGCTATCGGCGCTACCACGCTCAATGAATACCAGAAATACTTCGAAAAAGATAAAGCGCTCGAACGCCGCTTCCAGAAAGTGCTGGTGGACGAGCCCAGCGTGGAAGACGCCATCTCCATCCTCCGCGGCCTGAAAGAAAGGTACGAAAGCCATCACCATGTGCTGATCAAAGACGAAGCGATCATTGCCGCGGTAGAACTGTCGCACCGTTATATCACAGATCGTTTCCTGCCTGACAAAGCCATTGACCTGATTGATGAAAGCGCAGCCAAACTGCGGCTGGAAATGAACTCCATGCCGGAAGAACTGGATGAACTGGAAAGAAGGATACGTCAGCTGGAAATCGAAAAAGAAGCGATCAAAAGAGAAAATGACGAAGATAAACTCAGGGAACTGAGTGAAGAAATAGCCCGCCTCAGCGAAGAACGTAATACGTTCAAAGCCAAGTGGCAGGCAGAGAAAGAAGTGGTGGACAAGATCCAGGGTGCTAAGTCGGCCATCGAAAACCTGAAACTGGAAGCTGAACAGGCGGAACGTAACGGTGATTTCGGTCGCGTGGCGGAAATACGCTACGGTAAGGTGAAAGAACAGGAAAAACTGGTACAGGACCTGACGGAAGAACTGAGTACAATATCTGCGCATAACAAACGTCTTCTTAAAGAGGAAGTAGATGCGGAAGATATTGCGGAGAATGTGGCCAAAGCTACCGGCATCCCTGTGGCGAAGATGATGCAGAGTGAAAAAGACAAGCTGCTGCACCTTGAAGAAGAGTTGCACCGCCGTGTAGTGGGACAGGAAGAAGCCATCATCGCCGTGTCTGATGCTATCCGCCGCAGCCGCGCCGGTTTGCAGGACCCGCGCAGGCCTATCGGCTCTTTTATCTTCCTGGGTACAACCGGGGTGGGTAAAACCGAGCTGGCCAAGGCATTGGCAGAATACCTGTTCGATGACGATCAGATGATGACCCGCATCGACATGAGCGAATACCAGGAGAAACATTCCGTAAGCCGCCTGGTGGGCGCGCCTCCGGGATATGTAGGATACGATGAAGGCGGTCAGCTGACAGAAGCCGTACGCCGTAAGCCCTACTCTGTAGTGCTGCTCGATGAAATCGAAAAAGCACACCCCGACACTTTTAACATTTTGTTGCAGGTACTTGATGATGGCCGTCTGACCGATAACAAAGGCCGCGTGGTGAATTTCAAAAACACCATCATCATCATGACCAGCAATATGGGCAGCCATATTATCCAGGAAAATTTTGAAAACATTAACGATTCCAACAGAGAGGAAGTAGTAGACAAGACGAAAGAAGAAGTGATGGCACTGCTGCGTACAACCATCAGACCGGAGTTCCTCAACAGGGTGGATGAAGTGATCATGTTCCAGCCACTGCTGCGTGATGAAATTAAAGGAATAATTAACATTCAGTTACAGCAACTGAAGGACATGGTGGCAAAAAGTGGCATGATATTGGAATTTTCTGACTATGCGCTGGAGTATCTTTCTGTACAGGGTTATGATCCGCAGTTTGGTGCAAGGCCGCTGAAAAGATTAATACAGAAGGAAATCATCAACCTGCTTAGCAAAAAAATACTGGCAGGTGACATTGATAAATCCAAGCCCGTGCTGATCGATGTGTTCGACGGCGTGGTAGTCATCAGAAACAAATAA